AGAGGCACCGCCCTCATGGGCAGAGAGCTAGCCAGATATAATGTAGATGTTGCTGCACTTAGTGAGACCTGACTGGGCGATATTGGACAAGTGACTGAAGTGTGTGCAGGTTACACATTCTTCTGGAGCAGATGAGGCCAGGAGGAGAGACGTGATGCTGATATTGGTTTTGCAGTAAAAAAATCACCTGGTCAACCAACTGGCTAGCCAACCCAAGGGGATAAACGACCGTTTAATGACCTTACAGCTCCACCTATTTGGTAAAAAGGCGGCCACCATCATCAGTGCCTATGCCCCTACCATGTCCAACTCTGATGAGATCAAAACCAAGTTTTATAATGACTTGGAAGTCAGTATTGCTGCTACAGCCAGCTCGGATAAACTTCTTATACTGGGTGATTTCAACGCCAGAGTTGGAAGTGACCATCAATCATGGAATGGAGTCATAGGTGCACATggtattggaaaatgtaacagGAACGGTCTTCTACTGCTGCAAACATGCTCTGAATTTGACCTACTCATCACCAACACGATATTCCAACTACCAAAGCGTAAGAAAACGTCATGGATGCATCTTCGTTCACACCACTGGCACTTGATTGACTATGTCATCGTGAGGAGGAGCGACCGGCACGATGTCAGGGTGACCAAGACTATGTGTGGTGCTGAATGTTGGACTGACCATCGTCTCATTATCTACAAACTTAGCATCCAAATTAAGCCTAGCAGACACCCACAAGGACAAAGACATGTCAAGCATCTTAACATCACTCGCCTACAACAGGAACACACCAGGCTGGCATTTGTTGAGGCTTTAGACCATCACCTGGAGTCTCTAAGCTTCAAGCATACTGACGTTGAGGCAGACTGGACTGCTCTCAAGACCGTGCTGCATTCTACAGTCCTTGAATCACTTGGTGTTCCATTATGTACACATCAAGACTGGTTTGATGAGAACGATGCAGAAATCAGAGCACTCCTTGACGAAAAACATCACCTGCATAAAGCATATCGCAGGATTGTTCAGCAGAGACTCAGAGTCATGCAAGATGCCTGGCAGTGCGCAAAAGCTGTGGAGATTCAATCCTACACTGACAGTAACAACACCAACACCAAACACTACAGCACGGTCCTCAATCAGCCATCATGCATAAATAAGGAGGCAATTGCGAGATTGCCTCAAGTTGAAATAAAGCAGTCCTTGGCTGTTCTACCATCCATTGAGGAAATCAGCAAAGCCTTAACACTTCTCTCATCAGGCAAAACTCCAGGGTCCGATGCCATTCCAGCAGAAATCTACAAGGCTGGAGGGCCTCGCTTAGTCGAGAAACTGACCGACCTCTTCCAGGCTATGTGGAAATTAGAAGCCGTTCCCCAAGGAGTCCAAGGATACTACTATAATCAATCTATATAAAAGGAAAGGACTTCTGAACTGCCCAATTGTCCATCTAGGCCAGAGTCTGCTACCTGAGAGTCAGTGTGGTTTCAGAAAAGACCTCGGAACCACTGACATGGTATTTACTGCTCGGCAGTTACAGGAGAAATGCCAAGAACAAAATGTTGATCTATATATGGCTTTCGTTGATCTAACAAAAGCATTCGACTTTTGTTTGCTGATGACTGTGCTCTGGTTGCTGGCTCAAATAAAGATCTACAGGACAGTATGGACCACCTCTCCTCAGCTTGCAACAACTTCGGCCTAACAATCAGCACAAAGAAGACTGAAGTCCTATACCAACCTGCTCCTGGGAAACCCTACACTGAGCCAACCATCTTTGTGAATGGGCAAAAGCTTTCAAGCCATTGACAAGTTTACTTACCTTGGTAGTACACTGTCTCGTGCTGTGCACATAGATGATGAAGTTAACATCAGGATTGTCAAGGCCAGCGCAGCCTTTGGACGTCAACTCTTCTGTATGGGTGCGAAGCCTGGACAGTCTACCAGCGCCATGCCAAAAAATTGAATCATATCCACCTGAGCTGTCTGAGGAAACTGCTGAGGATCAAGTGGCAAGACGGAATCCCTGACACTGAAGTCCTCAGCAAGGCAAATATCCCCAGCATCTACACCATGCTTGCTAAGGAACAGCTTATATGGACTGGCCACGTGACCAGAATGCCCTACGTGAGACTTCCAAAACAAGTCTTTTTTGGCGAGCTGAAAAATGGCAAGCGAGCACAAGGTGGCCGCAAAAAGCGCTACAAGGACACCTTTAAAGCTTCCTTGAAGAGCTTTGGACTCGACCTGAAAAGCTGGGAATCCCTAGCACAGGACCGACCTGGCTGGAAAGGAAAAGTGCAGGACAGTGCAGTCCTCTGTGAGAGCAGGAGAAGCTCCTGTGCTATCTTGAGCAGCAGCAGCGCAAATCTACCAAGGAAGGACATGTGGCTGTACTTCAGAGCTCTACATCCTCCCTGACCTGTCCAGTGTGCCACAGGGAATTGCGGGCTCGGATTGGCCTCTTCAGTTATCTGCGCACTCATcaaaacccaacaaaatgacaaaaCGTGCCATGGTCATCATCAACTGTGATGGACgaacaagaaaagaaagaagaaaatagtgtttacatttttgaaagcTTCGAGCTGCTCTTTTGATGTGAAAGTTTTGAAGTGAGAAGGTGTGGTTGTGTTTATGTAGCTTTAGAAAAGGGTGTTGTGTTTAGACATTGTGGAACATGGAGGAAACATTGAAATGTGTTTTAGcatttgagaaaaactgtaataaagttAGCCTACTATCAGTGTTGGAATATCGATTAGCAAGGAATTGAATAGACTGGAATTGAAGGAATTACATAAAGGCTACTATTGGATTATTTCTAGTACAAGAACTAAAATTTATATAATCGGGAATAGTTAAGGGAATATATGTTAAAAGGCATGCCACGTGATTATTAGACGATATTACAGCAACTGGATGCCGCTCCTCTGAATCTGACTTCTCAAATTGCGTGTTGAGTTGCAAGCACAAGGATTCACAAAGTCTATACTTAGCTCTCCTAAACGTCAAACTCTGCGACAAGACACGATCTGTTTAAGTGACGtgatattattttaaaacttgTAACGCATTCCTTTAAATCAGTGAACGCTGGAGGATTGTGCTTAAATGTATGCTTTTAGGAAAATCAATTGAAGATCGCAAATGCAATGTGTTTTGGTTTTAAAATAAGAACTGACACTGATATGGCCCAGTAATATTTATGAAACTGTGATAAGAGAAACTAAAAGATATTTCGAGGAagcgttttaattttttttttgtagggaaTTATTTCACTTTTGACTCTCTGCATCTTTTATATTCAAGGTCAGTTATAACACGCCAATGGGAAATTATTTAAGAAGATAAAATGATTTCGAGGACATTATAGTAAAATTATCGAGTGTAACATTAACATTCAGTCATCAGAAGATTCGTATTTGTCATTTTATAAGCTGCATCAATAACATCTCAAGTACCGGTAATATGGAgcaatttctacatttattaagGGCAAAAGATATAGGTGATTATACTGGTccccagtgttgggggtaacgagttacaaagtaacggattacagtaactatattacttttttatattactaACGAAGTAAAGTAACTCATTACCctaataatattggtaactaCACTACTTTAGACTATAGGAACGCGCTTTCCTGCGTTACACAAGCCGTGTCTGCCTGTGTGTAAAGTTATGGGCGGGTTTCCCGATAATAattgatcttagcgcttaagagcgttttctacgagtaattttacgatcgttcgttattgtttcacgcGCGTTTCCCAACAATCACGAAGCTGTGCTTTAATGGCTGCTTTGAGGAGTCGCTGTCCGTttatcaagtgctgaaatgtcacctgGCTCGTAATTGTAGTACACGGTGTTTATTgacgttaacctaatgctgcgttccagacatACAACTTgaatataataactattatacaatactatattatagtgtataatagtatactttacataataatataaaatgtactttttatacAGTAGAGAGAGAGACTTTATTTCTGGGTCTAATACATACATAGCTGGTTTTCATGCACTTGAGCAAGTCATTGACATATTTgcatgcataaaacaacttaatttattcaattatttcttaAAGTAGCCTAATGAAAAGATTTCcccctccagaactgcactgagagtcgtGCTGCGTttacttcatgagcatttgaccgttttatatgagtaaaactagcgtcacatcacatacacgcaactgtaaaggtattcacgttaacacgtcaaaataagagtccggttaaattgattaattgattaatacaattaaatttaacaattaaaagagaaaaaaataaacagaaaaaaatggaatccagaaaaattaaaatggaaaaaaatgaatctgggaaaaaataaaatggattttatagggccctaaaaaggtaaagtaaagtaataagtagtgaagttacttttcaaatgcagtaactagtaaagtaatctcattacaatttacagaagtaaATAAGAAGTTTTGAGAAACTACCCGAATACCGTTGGTCCCCAAACTACAGTTACAAAAAGGGACCCACTGCCATACCAGTTCATTACTTAATGCAACTGAATTATAATAATCtctcatctttttctttcttgttaAACATTTTGTACATCCGTGTGTCTAATTGTAGTGCCACATGGCCAAACGGGATGTTCTGAAGTAGACTCCATGTCAGAAGCTGTGGCCGGCAAAGGCTTTCTGTTGGGTTGCATTTCTTGCAAAAGAAGAGAGGAAGTGCCCGGTTGTGCTGTTGTTGATTGGCACTACAAA
The nucleotide sequence above comes from Carassius gibelio isolate Cgi1373 ecotype wild population from Czech Republic chromosome B16, carGib1.2-hapl.c, whole genome shotgun sequence. Encoded proteins:
- the LOC127975489 gene encoding uncharacterized protein LOC127975489; amino-acid sequence: MTLQLHLFGKKAATIISAYAPTMSNSDEIKTKFYNDLEVSIAATASSDKLLILGDFNARVGSDHQSWNGVIGAHGIGKCNRNGLLLLQTCSEFDLLITNTIFQLPKRKKTSWMHLRSHHWHLIDYVIVRRSDRHDVRVTKTMCGAECWTDHRLIIYKLSIQIKPSRHPQGQRHVKHLNITRLQQEHTRLAFVEALDHHLESLSFKHTDVEADWTALKTVLHSTVLESLGVPLCTHQDWFDENDAEIRALLDEKHHLHKAYRRIVQQRLRVMQDAWQCAKAVEIQSYTDSNNTNTKHYSTVLNQPSCINKEAIARLPQVEIKQSLAVLPSIEEISKALTLLSSGKTPGSDAIPAEIYKAGGPRLVEKLTDLFQAMWKLEAVPQGVQGYYYNQSI